In the genome of Mytilus edulis chromosome 3, xbMytEdul2.2, whole genome shotgun sequence, one region contains:
- the LOC139517167 gene encoding calmodulin-like isoform X2, producing MSNTFSDDHIEELKDAFNLFDKNGDGRITTNELGTVMKSLGQHPTEVELRDMIHEIDVDGNGTIEFPEFVAMMAKKQQDGGDQEEDLREAFKVFDKDGNGQISQSELKQVMLSLGENLTEDEIEEMVLEADIDGDGQVNYEEFVAIMAQKR from the exons ATG AGTAACACATTTTCAGACGACCATATTGAAG AGTTGAAGGACGCCTTTAATTTATTTGACAAAAATGGTGATGGTCGGATAACAACAAATGAGCTAGGAACTGTTATGAAATCTCTAGGACAACACCCGACAGAGGTGGAACTAAGGGATATGATACATGAAATTGATGTTGATG GTAATGGAACAATAGAATTCCCGGAATTTGTAGCCATGATGGCAAAGAAGCAACAAGATGGCGGCGACCAAGAAGAAGATTTGCGGGAAGCGTTTAAAGTATTTGATAAAGATGGAAATGGACAAATTAGTCAGTCCGAATTAAAACAAGTAATGCTTAGTCTTGGTGAGAATTTAACAGAAGACGAGATTGAAGAAATGGTTTTAGAAGCAGACATTGATGGAGATGGTCAGGTTAACTATGAAG aattTGTTGCTATAATGGCACAAAAGAGGTAA
- the LOC139517167 gene encoding calmodulin-like isoform X1 yields MKKSQISVLLRSPTISTKMSNTFSDDHIEELKDAFNLFDKNGDGRITTNELGTVMKSLGQHPTEVELRDMIHEIDVDGNGTIEFPEFVAMMAKKQQDGGDQEEDLREAFKVFDKDGNGQISQSELKQVMLSLGENLTEDEIEEMVLEADIDGDGQVNYEEFVAIMAQKR; encoded by the exons GTCAAATATCAGTTTTACTGAGAAGTCCTACAATATCAACTAAAATG AGTAACACATTTTCAGACGACCATATTGAAG AGTTGAAGGACGCCTTTAATTTATTTGACAAAAATGGTGATGGTCGGATAACAACAAATGAGCTAGGAACTGTTATGAAATCTCTAGGACAACACCCGACAGAGGTGGAACTAAGGGATATGATACATGAAATTGATGTTGATG GTAATGGAACAATAGAATTCCCGGAATTTGTAGCCATGATGGCAAAGAAGCAACAAGATGGCGGCGACCAAGAAGAAGATTTGCGGGAAGCGTTTAAAGTATTTGATAAAGATGGAAATGGACAAATTAGTCAGTCCGAATTAAAACAAGTAATGCTTAGTCTTGGTGAGAATTTAACAGAAGACGAGATTGAAGAAATGGTTTTAGAAGCAGACATTGATGGAGATGGTCAGGTTAACTATGAAG aattTGTTGCTATAATGGCACAAAAGAGGTAA